The Desulfobacterales bacterium genome contains the following window.
CCTCCGGTTTTCGGATACCGCCGTCCCGGTGAATATAGATCGAACTCAATCGAAATGCGCGTGAATGGAAAACAGGGATTGCGACCAGGCTGTTATCGTCCTGGGAAACCAGCGAGACGTATTTGGCAAATGATATTTCAGAAACATCCCATTCTCTGAACTTTATAAAACGGAAGAATATTTCTTCGTGAACGAGATTCAGGTAGGTAATTTCAATCCCTTCCGCCCTTACGGTTCCTGTCAGAAAATCCTTCACATGGTCATAATCGCTGATCGCAACGCTGAGGTGAACATTTTCCATTGAGTTCTCCTTTCAGGCAATAGGAGTTTACCCTGTTGCTGCAGGGGTTAGATAACGATCGTAACGACTGACAGGTGGGCGCTTAAATTTCTGGCAGTATAAAAAGACAAGATATATGTGTCAAGCTAAATGCGGTTCCGGCACGAAAGACCTTAAAGGATTGTGTGTTTGCTGAACGGAAGTCCACCTTAATTAGCATTATCAGTTTTTTTAAAAAATAATCATTGAAAATACGCTAAAATATAGCTAATAGTTTTTTAAAGATGCTTTAGCGTCATTTTTTGTCCTGCGAACGATTTCTTCCGGATTGTCTGAAGCCGTTCCGGCTTTTTTCCAATATTGATCAATCACTTTGCATTAGAGGAGGAAACTGACCATGCCTGCTGAAATACTGAGACTCAAAGACAAAGTCGCCATTGTAACCGGCGGCGGCTATGGAATCGGACGGGCCTATGCTATGGGAATGGCTGCTGAAGGGGCCAAGGTCGTCATTGCGGATATCAATCTGGACGCCGCCCGGAAAGCCGCTGCCGACATCCAGACGGCCGGAGGAGAGGCCTTGCCGCTAAAAATCGATGTGTCCAGTGAAAAGAGCACCCTTGAAATGGCTGAAAAAACCAAGGAACATTTCGGTCGCATCGACATCCTGATCAACAATGCCGCCATTTTCGGCAGGGTCAAGATCACACGCGTACCCTTCTACGAGCTTGATCTGGAAGAATGGGATCGCGTTTTTGCGGTCAACCTCAAAGGAACGCTGTTATGCTGCCGGGCGGTTTTCCCCCAGATGAAGGCCCGGCAGAGCGGCAAGATCATCAACATTTCTTCATCGGGCGTTCTTTTTGGAAATCCCAACTACGTCCACTATGTCGCCAGTAAAGCCGGCATCATCGGCCTGACCCGCAGCCTGGCCCGCGAATTGGGCGCATACAACATCAATGTGAACTGCCTGCTGCCCGGTGCAACCGTCACTGAAGACCCCAACGATAAAGAAGCCATGGAACGTCGCCTCAAGCGGTTCGAAAACAACCTCCTGCCGAAACGCTGTTTAAAACGCGTCCAGTATCCCGACAGTCTCGTCGGCGCGATCATATTCCTGGCATCGGCGGAAAGTGATTTCATGACCGGTCAGAGCATCGTCGT
Protein-coding sequences here:
- a CDS encoding 3-oxoacyl-ACP reductase FabG; the encoded protein is MPAEILRLKDKVAIVTGGGYGIGRAYAMGMAAEGAKVVIADINLDAARKAAADIQTAGGEALPLKIDVSSEKSTLEMAEKTKEHFGRIDILINNAAIFGRVKITRVPFYELDLEEWDRVFAVNLKGTLLCCRAVFPQMKARQSGKIINISSSGVLFGNPNYVHYVASKAGIIGLTRSLARELGAYNINVNCLLPGATVTEDPNDKEAMERRLKRFENNLLPKRCLKRVQYPDSLVGAIIFLASAESDFMTGQSIVVDGGDMLH